From Cotesia glomerata isolate CgM1 linkage group LG2, MPM_Cglom_v2.3, whole genome shotgun sequence, a single genomic window includes:
- the LOC123259207 gene encoding NADH dehydrogenase [ubiquinone] iron-sulfur protein 4, mitochondrial produces MATSVIIRYGLHIERKMNSVALLKNCITKLAGCECTRALSLSSVKLADEVKQPAHIPHDTHNLMTSPEAEEVRKANRRQLITIDEPDDVAVLSGVPEEHIKTRTVRIYMPAKNAMQSGTNNINYWQIDFDTRERWENTLMGWSSTGDPMSNLKVDFASVEEAIDHCKKMKWDYFVQKPNVDDPKPRSYGANFSWDKRTRVTTK; encoded by the exons ATGGCTACTTCTGTTATTATTCGCTACGGTTTAcatattgaaagaaaaatgaatTCCGTAGCACTcctaaaaaattgtatcaccAAATTAGCGGGCTGCGA gtGTACAAGAGCTCTGTCACTGAGTAGCGTAAAATTAGCTGATGAAGTAAAACAACCAGCTCACATACCCCATGACACCCACAACTTAATGACAAGCCCAGAAGCCGAGGAAGTCAGAAAGGCTAACCGTCGTCAGCTGATAACTATCGACGAGCCAGACGATGTTGCAGTTTTGTCGGGAGTTCCAGAAGAGCACATCAAAACTCGTACGGTCAGAATCTACATGCCTGCCAAGAATGCGATGCAGTCTGGTACTAACAACATCAACTACTGGCAGATTGACTTCGACACCCGAGAACGCTGGGAGAACACTTTGATGGGCTGGTCGTCAAc TGGAGATCCAATGTCAAACCTGAAAGTAGATTTCGCCTCGGTAGAGGAAGCCATAGAccattgtaaaaaaatgaagtggGACTACTTTGTTCAAAAGCCAAATGTTGATGATCCAAAGCCTCGCTCGTACGGCGCCAACTTTTCGTGGGACAAACGTACACGGGTAACAACTAAATAA